A stretch of Bradyrhizobium sp. CCBAU 53338 DNA encodes these proteins:
- the msrB gene encoding peptide-methionine (R)-S-oxide reductase MsrB gives MFDRRILLTTVAGLFGLSAFRWLRATPAEAGEKAAQKFEIEKTDAEWRAQLTPQQYEILRKEGTERPGSSPLLNEHRKGTFACAGCDLPLFASETKFESGTGWPSFYQPIEGNVGKTEDRTFGMVRTEVHCRRCGGHLGHVFDDGPKPTGLRYCIDGFGLVFHPAAPSAT, from the coding sequence ATGTTTGACCGCCGCATCCTGTTGACGACTGTCGCCGGCCTGTTCGGCCTATCGGCCTTCCGCTGGCTGAGGGCAACGCCGGCCGAGGCTGGAGAGAAGGCCGCGCAAAAATTCGAGATCGAGAAGACCGACGCCGAGTGGCGCGCACAATTGACGCCGCAGCAATATGAGATCCTGCGCAAGGAGGGCACCGAGCGCCCGGGCTCCAGCCCGCTGCTGAACGAGCATCGCAAAGGCACCTTCGCCTGCGCCGGCTGCGACCTTCCGCTGTTTGCCTCGGAGACCAAGTTCGAGAGCGGCACGGGTTGGCCGAGCTTCTACCAGCCGATCGAGGGCAATGTCGGCAAGACCGAGGACCGCACCTTCGGCATGGTGCGCACCGAGGTGCACTGCCGGCGCTGCGGCGGCCATCTCGGCCACGTCTTTGACGACGGTCCGAAGCCGACCGGACTACGCTACTGTATCGACGGTTTCGGGCTGGTGTTCCACCCCGCGGCGCCGTCGGCGACATAG
- a CDS encoding YdcF family protein: protein MTSGNCSTRLPTADEIAEINRIHLIDTPLRPADLLFLFGTREDVALRVEAAARLWRDGFFRWVIVSGGVTPGSEQSECEIIKAAMVAAGIPAERILEEHRAMNTGENVIYSLPIIDAALGLHNIRSVICLGNTWTARRYPMTLHRHWPEVTKLLLTVDSFATPRTLWHTDAEFRRRVLHEWHKVEPYKANGFIAEWPEA from the coding sequence ATGACATCAGGGAATTGCAGCACGCGCCTGCCGACGGCCGACGAGATCGCCGAGATCAATCGCATTCATTTGATCGACACGCCGCTTCGGCCCGCCGACCTGCTGTTTCTGTTCGGCACCCGCGAGGACGTTGCGCTCCGCGTCGAGGCCGCGGCGCGGCTGTGGCGTGACGGCTTCTTCCGCTGGGTGATTGTCAGCGGCGGCGTGACGCCGGGCTCGGAGCAATCCGAGTGCGAGATCATCAAGGCGGCGATGGTCGCCGCGGGCATTCCGGCGGAGCGGATCCTCGAGGAACACCGCGCGATGAACACCGGCGAGAACGTGATCTACTCGCTCCCCATCATCGACGCGGCGCTGGGGCTGCACAATATCCGCAGCGTGATCTGCCTCGGCAACACCTGGACTGCGCGGCGTTATCCGATGACGCTGCACCGGCATTGGCCGGAGGTGACGAAGCTGCTGCTCACCGTCGACAGTTTTGCGACACCGCGCACGCTCTGGCATACCGACGCCGAGTTTCGCCGTCGTGTCCTGCACGAATGGCACAAGGTCGAGCCCTACAAGGCGAACGGCTTTATCGCCGAATGGCCGGAGGCGTAA
- a CDS encoding histidine phosphatase family protein — MRRLMLLRHAKTETDAPSGRDQDRRLDHRGQRDAAEMGEWMASHPPVPEMVLVSHAVRARQTWDVAWEAMKDRVAAPEVAILPELYGADPAQILETIRTATVPANPKRLLLVGHNPGMHEAGLMLTGSGDHASAKALADNLPTAGLAILDFDVKDWGDVAYRRGKLVLFVSPKLLRQG, encoded by the coding sequence ATGCGCCGTTTGATGCTGCTGCGTCACGCCAAGACCGAGACCGACGCGCCGAGCGGCCGTGACCAGGACCGCCGGCTCGACCATCGCGGCCAGCGGGATGCCGCCGAGATGGGCGAATGGATGGCCAGCCATCCGCCCGTCCCCGAGATGGTGCTGGTGTCGCATGCCGTCCGCGCCCGGCAGACCTGGGACGTCGCCTGGGAGGCGATGAAGGACCGTGTCGCGGCGCCCGAGGTCGCGATCCTGCCGGAACTCTACGGCGCCGATCCTGCGCAGATTCTCGAAACCATTCGCACTGCAACCGTCCCGGCCAATCCCAAGCGATTGCTTCTGGTCGGGCACAATCCCGGCATGCACGAGGCTGGCCTGATGCTGACGGGCAGTGGCGATCACGCCAGCGCCAAGGCACTCGCCGACAATCTGCCCACAGCGGGGCTTGCGATCCTCGACTTTGACGTCAAGGATTGGGGGGACGTGGCCTACCGCCGCGGCAAACTGGTGCTGTTCGTCAGCCCCAAGTTGCTTCGACAAGGATGA
- a CDS encoding FAD-binding oxidoreductase yields MSETFTSVSQEEAGFRERERLSFDLDADICVIGAGLAGLSIALEAARLGASVAVLEGRHVGWNASGNQLGTVMPGFALPLADLIERIGFEDASELWTLSREGAEFVRANATEENMPGIGLTDGVLEVSNVDAGDRLISRLQMLNEDFDTEAEGWQVDRVREVLKTDRYFHGVYYPKAFQVDGRKYVHGLAALARRAGARIFEDTPVVSIDHSGIRKRIVTPSARLRASHIVLAGNIHLGAPLRRLSETLLPVWRYAGITASLGERVHEIIGFKGSVMDSDGVDHFRIVDGDRLMWESPETTWAARPQRFAGAVKRRIRSIFPGLGNVEVTDMFGGVTGQTVHGMPQIGQLRKGLWVASGFGRQGMNTSALAGQLIARSMLWGDERWKLFSPFELVWAGGATGRVAGQLVGLWGRASSAASGSLARYRERMRVKDREREARLAEANRAAGTGPRRQPPGERPRMAPPQPPAPEQAQPASQKTSQETSHVQGVSQ; encoded by the coding sequence ATGAGCGAGACTTTCACAAGCGTGTCCCAGGAAGAAGCCGGCTTTCGCGAGCGTGAACGGCTGTCGTTCGATCTCGACGCCGACATTTGCGTGATCGGGGCAGGGCTTGCCGGCCTTTCCATTGCGCTGGAGGCGGCCCGGCTCGGGGCCAGCGTCGCGGTGCTCGAGGGCCGCCATGTCGGCTGGAACGCCTCAGGCAACCAGCTCGGTACCGTGATGCCGGGTTTCGCGTTGCCGCTCGCCGACCTGATCGAGCGCATCGGCTTCGAGGACGCCAGCGAGTTGTGGACGCTCTCCAGGGAGGGCGCCGAGTTCGTCCGCGCCAACGCCACTGAAGAGAACATGCCGGGCATCGGCCTCACCGACGGGGTGCTCGAGGTCTCGAACGTCGATGCCGGCGACCGGCTGATCAGCCGGCTGCAGATGCTGAACGAGGATTTCGACACCGAGGCCGAGGGCTGGCAGGTCGATCGCGTTCGCGAAGTGCTCAAGACCGATCGTTACTTCCACGGCGTCTATTACCCAAAGGCGTTCCAGGTCGACGGCCGCAAATATGTGCATGGCCTCGCCGCGCTGGCACGGCGCGCCGGCGCCCGCATCTTCGAGGACACACCGGTCGTCAGCATCGATCATTCCGGTATCCGCAAGCGCATCGTCACGCCCTCGGCGCGGCTGCGCGCCTCCCACATCGTGCTTGCCGGCAACATCCATCTCGGCGCGCCCTTGCGGCGCCTGTCGGAAACGCTGCTGCCGGTCTGGCGTTACGCCGGCATCACCGCGTCGCTCGGCGAGCGCGTGCACGAGATCATCGGCTTCAAGGGATCGGTGATGGATTCCGACGGCGTCGATCATTTCCGCATCGTCGATGGCGACCGCCTGATGTGGGAGAGCCCGGAAACCACCTGGGCCGCGCGGCCGCAGCGCTTTGCAGGCGCCGTCAAGCGCCGCATCCGGTCGATCTTCCCAGGGCTCGGCAATGTCGAGGTCACCGATATGTTCGGCGGCGTCACCGGCCAGACCGTGCACGGCATGCCGCAGATCGGCCAGCTGCGCAAAGGCCTGTGGGTGGCGAGCGGGTTCGGCCGCCAGGGCATGAACACCTCGGCTCTGGCCGGGCAGCTGATCGCGCGCAGCATGCTGTGGGGCGATGAGCGCTGGAAGCTGTTCTCGCCGTTCGAGCTGGTCTGGGCCGGCGGCGCCACCGGCCGGGTCGCGGGCCAGCTGGTCGGCCTATGGGGCAGGGCGAGTTCCGCAGCCTCCGGGTCGCTCGCCCGTTACCGCGAGCGGATGCGCGTGAAGGACAGGGAACGCGAGGCGCGGCTGGCCGAGGCCAACAGGGCCGCCGGCACCGGTCCGCGCCGCCAGCCGCCCGGGGAGCGGCCACGGATGGCCCCGCCGCAGCCGCCTGCGCCGGAACAGGCGCAACCGGCCTCCCAAAAGACCTCCCAGGAGACCTCTCACGTGCAGGGCGTCTCGCAATAA
- a CDS encoding DUF1127 domain-containing protein codes for MTTISQTAGRSLRPSSSSGFFAALAGAAYALFDRLERRSAVKTLNELDDRALRDIGINRSEIEDAVYGQFKAELTRYL; via the coding sequence ATGACCACGATCTCGCAAACTGCCGGGCGGAGTCTACGCCCATCCTCGTCGAGCGGATTTTTTGCCGCGCTCGCGGGCGCCGCCTACGCCCTGTTCGACCGCCTGGAGCGCCGCTCCGCCGTCAAGACGCTGAACGAGCTCGACGACCGCGCTTTGCGCGACATCGGGATCAACCGCAGCGAGATCGAAGATGCCGTCTACGGCCAGTTCAAGGCCGAACTGACGCGCTATCTGTAA
- a CDS encoding EAL domain-containing protein, which yields MYQVLFCLTDQHDWRLVALGGAVCLLASAAAISLFHRARAANGGARLVWITLDAVVAGCGIWATHFIAMQAYGPGAGGAYNIPVTVLSLVFAIAVTFIGLSISVSARRGALVAVGGAIVGAGVAAMHYTGMMAFEIPAHVGWSTGTVTVSILLGIVFGSFALFVAGRGDSLSNALGATILLTVAIVSHHFTAMGALELTPDPTLAIGGLSIPPASLSILTASAAAAIIAIALAAAVLDRRAKGEIGRQQVVLDTALENMSQGLCMFDAEGKIILFNERYAAMLRRSDMQLTGRVLIEVLREEAAKGQWTGDPEQFFARLVDDARDGRTTTDVIRRFDRSIRVVNQPMQGGGWVATFEDITEWLEAQAKISHMARHDALTNLPNRVLFHEQLEQGLRRAASNDQLAVLCLDLDHFKDINDSLGHPIGDALLKEVGRRLKATVGEHDTVARLGGDEFAVVQIGRSEEAAARALAGRLVEVISAPYEIDDHQIVIGVSIGISLSPQDGSNPDELLKNADLALYRAKADGRGTYRFFETGMDARAQARRLLEMDLRAALQRNEFQPYYQPIRDVASDRVVAFEALMRWNHPQRGLISPINFIPLAEETGLIIQLGELMLRGACADAATWPDNIGVAVNLSPVQFKNPNLIASVTEALEKSGLAARRLELEITESVLLQNSEATLTTLHELRAMGVRISLDDFGTGYSSLSYLRSFPFDKIKIDRSFVSELATRDDSVAIIRAVTGLGRSLGIVTTAEGVETDAQLELLRREGCTQAQGYLFSQPRPACDVAMMLDRPRLRVSA from the coding sequence CTCGTGTGGATCACCCTCGACGCAGTCGTGGCCGGCTGCGGCATCTGGGCAACCCATTTCATCGCGATGCAGGCCTACGGGCCGGGCGCCGGCGGCGCCTACAACATCCCGGTGACGGTTCTCTCGCTGGTCTTTGCGATCGCCGTCACCTTCATCGGTCTCAGCATCTCGGTTTCGGCAAGACGCGGAGCTTTGGTCGCGGTCGGTGGTGCCATCGTCGGCGCAGGCGTGGCAGCGATGCATTATACCGGCATGATGGCGTTCGAGATCCCCGCTCATGTCGGTTGGAGCACGGGAACCGTCACGGTCTCGATCCTGCTCGGCATCGTATTCGGATCATTCGCCCTGTTCGTCGCGGGCCGAGGCGATAGCCTGTCCAACGCGCTCGGCGCAACTATCCTGCTCACCGTTGCCATCGTCTCGCACCATTTCACCGCCATGGGCGCACTGGAGTTGACGCCCGATCCGACCCTTGCGATCGGCGGTCTTTCGATCCCGCCGGCGTCATTGTCCATCCTGACTGCCAGCGCGGCCGCTGCTATTATCGCCATCGCGCTCGCGGCCGCCGTGCTCGACCGTCGCGCCAAGGGCGAGATCGGACGCCAGCAGGTCGTGCTCGACACCGCGCTCGAGAACATGTCGCAGGGCCTTTGCATGTTCGATGCGGAAGGCAAGATCATCCTGTTCAACGAACGCTATGCGGCGATGCTCCGCCGCTCCGACATGCAGCTCACCGGCCGCGTCTTGATCGAGGTTCTCCGCGAGGAGGCGGCGAAGGGGCAGTGGACCGGCGATCCCGAACAATTCTTCGCACGCCTTGTCGACGATGCCCGGGACGGACGTACGACGACGGACGTCATTCGTCGGTTCGACCGCTCGATCCGTGTCGTCAACCAGCCGATGCAGGGCGGCGGTTGGGTCGCCACCTTCGAGGACATCACCGAATGGCTGGAGGCGCAGGCCAAGATCTCGCACATGGCGCGCCACGACGCGCTGACCAATCTGCCGAACCGCGTGCTGTTCCACGAACAGCTTGAACAGGGATTGCGCCGGGCGGCCTCGAACGACCAGCTCGCGGTGCTCTGCCTCGACCTCGATCATTTCAAGGACATCAACGACTCGCTCGGTCATCCCATCGGCGATGCGCTGCTCAAGGAAGTCGGCCGCAGGCTGAAGGCGACCGTCGGCGAGCACGACACCGTCGCCCGTCTCGGCGGCGATGAGTTCGCCGTGGTTCAGATCGGCCGCTCGGAGGAAGCCGCCGCGCGAGCGCTTGCCGGCCGCCTCGTCGAGGTGATCTCCGCGCCTTACGAAATCGATGACCATCAGATCGTGATCGGGGTCTCCATCGGCATCTCGCTGTCGCCGCAGGACGGCAGCAATCCCGACGAGCTGCTGAAGAATGCCGACCTCGCGCTGTACCGCGCCAAGGCCGACGGCCGCGGCACCTATCGCTTCTTCGAGACCGGCATGGATGCGCGCGCACAGGCGCGGCGCCTCCTTGAAATGGATCTGCGCGCGGCGCTCCAGCGCAACGAGTTCCAGCCCTATTATCAACCGATCCGCGACGTCGCCAGCGATCGTGTCGTCGCGTTCGAGGCGCTGATGCGCTGGAACCACCCCCAGCGCGGCCTGATCTCGCCGATCAACTTCATTCCGCTTGCCGAGGAGACCGGCCTCATCATTCAGCTCGGCGAGCTGATGTTGCGCGGTGCCTGCGCCGATGCAGCGACCTGGCCCGACAATATCGGCGTCGCCGTCAACCTGTCGCCGGTGCAGTTCAAGAATCCGAACCTGATCGCATCGGTGACCGAGGCGCTGGAGAAATCCGGGCTGGCGGCGCGCCGCCTCGAGCTCGAGATCACCGAATCCGTGCTGCTCCAGAACAGCGAGGCAACGCTCACGACGCTGCACGAGCTGCGAGCCATGGGCGTGCGAATCTCGCTCGACGATTTCGGCACCGGCTATTCGTCGCTGAGCTATCTGCGCAGCTTCCCGTTCGACAAGATCAAGATCGACCGTTCCTTCGTGTCGGAGCTTGCGACTCGCGACGATTCCGTAGCGATCATCCGTGCGGTGACCGGTCTCGGCCGCAGCCTCGGCATCGTTACCACGGCGGAGGGTGTCGAGACTGACGCGCAGCTCGAACTGCTCCGGCGCGAGGGCTGCACCCAGGCGCAAGGCTATCTGTTCAGCCAGCCGAGGCCGGCCTGCGATGTCGCGATGATGCTGGATCGGCCGCGGCTGCGGGTTTCGGCCTGA
- a CDS encoding helicase associated domain-containing protein: protein MLVGDFLAYIDIFSVLLLLGVLSRVSTVPFLPSLDGQNTPALGQPASPKIFHFTELRKYRMRRGNPAHGRGAYRDRHDAGRAVGAWVSSARRALQGGQL from the coding sequence ATGCTGGTCGGCGACTTCCTCGCCTATATCGACATCTTCTCGGTGCTGCTCCTTCTCGGCGTGCTCAGTCGCGTCAGCACGGTCCCTTTCTTGCCCAGCCTCGACGGGCAAAACACCCCAGCCTTGGGGCAACCCGCTTCGCCAAAAATATTCCACTTTACCGAACTTCGGAAATATCGCATGCGTCGCGGTAACCCGGCCCATGGAAGAGGGGCGTATCGCGATCGTCACGACGCGGGCCGGGCTGTGGGGGCGTGGGTCTCATCGGCGCGAAGGGCTTTGCAGGGCGGGCAACTGTGA
- a CDS encoding addiction module antidote protein: MTKADRPVTPAQLANHLNSAFASAEPHVISQAIGKALGEFNISEMARETGLARQSIYRAFQTQTQLPNFTTVLTVLTAMGLQFKVTPKRRPSKKSNPASGLA, encoded by the coding sequence ATGACCAAAGCCGACAGACCCGTCACACCTGCTCAGCTCGCCAATCACCTCAACTCTGCCTTCGCCTCGGCTGAACCTCATGTAATATCCCAAGCTATCGGCAAGGCTCTCGGCGAGTTCAACATCTCAGAAATGGCGCGAGAGACAGGTTTAGCCCGGCAGAGCATCTATCGTGCTTTCCAGACACAGACGCAACTGCCGAACTTTACCACCGTCCTCACTGTGCTCACGGCCATGGGATTGCAGTTCAAGGTAACGCCCAAGCGCAGGCCGTCTAAGAAAAGCAATCCGGCCAGCGGCCTAGCTTGA
- a CDS encoding universal stress protein, whose amino-acid sequence MFKSILVPIDLADTDLAKPAIETAATLSQNWNGSIRLLNVLPMTPVMLAEYVPADFDEQQRQTSEEALAIVARESGIDPAHISSVVRQGGIYHEILEEAAHMKADLIVMTSHRPAMRTYFLGSNAGHVVRYAKCSVLVVRH is encoded by the coding sequence ATGTTCAAGTCCATCCTCGTACCCATCGACCTCGCCGACACCGATCTGGCGAAGCCTGCGATCGAGACCGCGGCAACGCTGTCGCAAAACTGGAATGGATCGATCCGGCTGCTCAACGTGCTGCCGATGACCCCGGTGATGCTGGCCGAATACGTCCCCGCCGATTTCGACGAGCAGCAGCGCCAGACCTCGGAAGAGGCTCTCGCCATCGTCGCCCGCGAATCCGGCATCGACCCCGCCCACATTTCCAGCGTGGTGCGCCAGGGTGGTATCTATCACGAGATCCTGGAGGAAGCCGCGCACATGAAGGCCGACCTGATCGTCATGACCTCGCACCGGCCTGCGATGCGCACCTATTTCCTGGGGTCGAATGCCGGGCATGTGGTGCGTTACGCCAAGTGCTCGGTGCTGGTTGTGAGGCACTGA
- a CDS encoding outer membrane protein, whose amino-acid sequence MKKLIAIATGALALGLAAPASAADLAARPYTKAPPMVAAIYDWSGFYVGANGGGGWARDCRNNVTTVTFLGCYDPSGAVAGGQIGYRWQSASWVFGLEAQGDWADIHGTTQNLGNALNSLSTKIDALGLFTGQIGYAWNNVLFYAKGGAAVVDQRFDFISNATGLAVASAGYNTRWGGTVGAGLEFGFAPNWSIGVEYDHIFLGHHDVTFINNTTGAALADTYNSGGDVDLATVRVNYRFGGPIVAKY is encoded by the coding sequence ATGAAGAAACTTATTGCAATCGCTACCGGCGCACTGGCGCTCGGTCTTGCTGCCCCCGCTAGCGCAGCAGACCTCGCGGCCCGTCCCTACACCAAGGCTCCGCCGATGGTAGCCGCGATTTATGACTGGAGCGGCTTTTACGTCGGTGCCAATGGCGGCGGTGGTTGGGCCCGCGACTGCCGTAATAATGTCACGACTGTAACGTTCCTCGGCTGCTATGATCCGAGCGGAGCGGTTGCAGGCGGTCAGATCGGATATCGTTGGCAGTCGGCCAGCTGGGTGTTCGGCCTTGAGGCTCAGGGCGATTGGGCTGACATTCATGGCACGACCCAGAATCTGGGCAATGCACTCAACTCGCTCTCGACCAAGATCGATGCCCTCGGTCTCTTTACCGGGCAGATCGGGTACGCTTGGAATAATGTTTTGTTCTACGCAAAGGGTGGCGCTGCCGTTGTCGATCAGCGCTTTGACTTCATCTCGAATGCCACAGGCTTGGCGGTTGCATCAGCAGGCTACAACACTCGTTGGGGCGGCACGGTCGGCGCCGGCCTCGAGTTCGGGTTCGCGCCGAACTGGAGTATCGGTGTCGAGTACGACCACATCTTCTTGGGCCATCACGACGTGACCTTCATCAATAATACAACGGGCGCGGCCTTGGCCGACACTTACAATTCTGGCGGCGACGTTGATCTTGCGACAGTCCGTGTGAACTACCGCTTTGGCGGCCCGATCGTCGCAAAGTACTAA
- a CDS encoding PLP-dependent aminotransferase family protein, whose product MSKFEYVKLADAIAADIAKGTLRAGDRLPPQRNFAYDRGIAVSTASRVYTELLRRGLVVGEVGRGTFISGDIRREVETVAEPRDARIDFEVNYPLLPQQWAMIAKSLAGLERVDALESVLRASTSTGTKSARNAAAAYLARKDFTPQAEQIVFTANGKQSLAAALAALVPTGGRCGVEALTYPYIKSIAARLGVTLVPIPMDEFGARPDAIQKAHREAHLSALYLQPIIQNPLGVTMNATRRADIMRVAEKLDLTIIEDAVYGFLADDTPLAALGPDRCIVLDSLSKKVAPGLALGILVAPPHLRESVMSAVRTGGWIASGHALASGQRLMADGTVAELTRLKRIDAARRQQTAARLLAGYQVAADARSYHLWLTLPPHWRSQTFVAAASRRGIALTPSSTFAVAHGHAPNAVRLALAPPSFEQLDSGLRTIVSLLGTKEEDFDSTE is encoded by the coding sequence ATGTCCAAGTTCGAGTACGTGAAGCTTGCGGATGCCATTGCCGCAGATATCGCTAAGGGCACGTTAAGAGCCGGCGACCGCCTGCCGCCGCAGCGCAATTTTGCATATGACCGCGGCATTGCAGTCTCGACTGCGAGCCGGGTTTATACGGAGTTGCTCCGCCGCGGGCTCGTGGTCGGCGAGGTCGGCCGCGGCACGTTCATATCAGGCGACATCAGGCGCGAGGTCGAGACGGTCGCCGAGCCGCGCGATGCGCGCATCGATTTCGAGGTCAATTATCCGTTACTGCCGCAGCAATGGGCGATGATCGCCAAGAGCCTCGCCGGGCTCGAGCGCGTCGATGCGCTCGAGTCCGTGCTGCGCGCCTCGACCAGCACCGGTACCAAGAGCGCGCGCAATGCCGCTGCCGCCTATCTCGCGCGCAAGGATTTCACGCCGCAGGCCGAGCAGATCGTGTTCACCGCGAACGGCAAGCAATCGCTCGCCGCCGCGCTGGCGGCGCTGGTGCCGACCGGAGGCCGCTGCGGCGTCGAGGCACTGACCTATCCTTACATCAAGAGCATCGCCGCGCGGCTCGGCGTGACACTCGTGCCGATCCCGATGGACGAGTTTGGCGCGCGGCCCGATGCGATCCAGAAGGCGCATCGCGAAGCGCATCTGTCGGCATTGTATCTCCAGCCCATCATCCAGAATCCGCTCGGCGTCACCATGAACGCGACACGGCGCGCCGACATCATGCGCGTCGCCGAGAAGCTCGATCTCACCATCATCGAAGACGCCGTCTACGGCTTCCTTGCCGATGACACGCCGCTCGCGGCGCTGGGACCGGACCGCTGCATCGTGCTGGATAGTCTGTCCAAGAAGGTCGCGCCGGGCCTTGCCCTCGGCATCCTCGTCGCGCCGCCGCACTTGCGCGAAAGCGTGATGAGCGCGGTCCGCACCGGCGGCTGGATCGCCTCGGGCCACGCGCTCGCATCCGGACAGCGGCTGATGGCCGACGGCACCGTCGCCGAATTGACGCGACTGAAGCGCATCGACGCCGCGCGCCGCCAGCAGACCGCAGCACGGCTGCTCGCGGGCTACCAAGTCGCCGCCGACGCACGCTCCTATCATCTCTGGCTGACGCTGCCGCCGCACTGGCGCTCGCAGACGTTCGTTGCCGCGGCCTCGCGGCGCGGCATCGCGCTGACGCCCTCCTCGACCTTCGCGGTCGCGCATGGCCACGCCCCGAACGCGGTGCGGCTGGCGCTTGCGCCCCCCTCGTTCGAGCAGCTCGATTCCGGCCTGCGCACGATCGTGTCGCTGCTCGGCACCAAGGAGGAAGATTTCGACTCGACGGAGTAA